One Drechmeria coniospora strain ARSEF 6962 chromosome 01, whole genome shotgun sequence genomic region harbors:
- a CDS encoding hypothetical protein (related to DAL3-ureidoglycolate hydrolase), giving the protein MTLTIDTGVDGVSITAEPLTPTAFAPFGAVISNPRPDVHPSSASSSSSLPPNGVSANQGTAIQYRNVSRARNLYADAPSGSAAPATSLFVCAARDTAVVTIGVLERHPFTTQTFSPLASSADTYLVVVAPSLPPSARDEALPVPRGDISGLPGRGLPDLGRLRAFVANGAQAVTYGAGTWHSPMIVLGRRGATLDFVVSQFASGVAVEDCQLVHMASENVKVSIPERSGIKSRL; this is encoded by the coding sequence ATGACCCTCACCATCGACacaggcgtcgacggcgtctcgATCACGGCTGAGCCTctcacgccgacggcatTTGCGCCATTCGGTGCCGTCATCAGCAACCCGCGGCCCGACGTCCacccatcgtcggcctcctcatcctcctcgctGCCGCCCAACGGCGTATCGGCAAACCAGGGGACGGCGATTCAGTATCGCAATGTCAGCCGGGCGCGCAACCTCTACGCAGACGCCCCCAGCGGCTCGgctgcgccggcgacgagcctcTTCGTCTGCGCGGCCCGCgacacggccgtcgtcaccatcggcgTGCTCGAACGGCATCCCTTCACGACGCAGACATTCTCGCCGctcgcttcctcggccgacacctacctcgtcgtcgtcgcgcccaGCCTGCCGCCGAGCGCGCGCGACGAGGCGCTGCCCGTGCCCCGGGGCGACATCTCGGGCCTGCCTGGCAGAGGCCTGCCGGACTTGGGCCGTCTCCGGGCCTTTGTCGCCAACGGCGCCCAGGCCGTGACCTATGGTGCCGGTACCTGGCACTCACCCATGAtcgtcctcggtcgccgcGGCGCCACCCTCGACTTTGTCGTGTCGCAGTTTGCGAGCggtgtcgccgtcgaggactgCCAGCTGGTCCACATGGCCTCCGAGAACGTGAAGGTGTCGATCCCGGAGAGGAGCGGGATTAAATCGAGGCTGTAG
- a CDS encoding cellobiose dehydrogenase — translation MLLTSLWPVAALAATALAEDTKDNPPGQSTFVSPGGDVAFALTVPDNDNLDIYFSLRVPKENSWGAVGLGSDDMRGALVLMIYRNERGDNVTFSPRVGHGNYEPQYYPDVEYEVLNGTGIFDDDMVFVAKCTRHCRSWPAGNDPGGYIDVSSPNQKAIYAVGPRQGLQSNSPSAAIKYHREYGVFTIDMKRTQGSADPPVLTKDSKNEGTTLDGQQTGKRDVRSALHAAFMIFFVVFMFPLGVVLLRLGRWARWHGLNQTVGMVGVLAGLVLGVLTSFHYQRSRDFRSYHQILGFILVGFILIQFSLGVLHHTQYRKTQAPTKFGRVHLWLGRIIIFVGTLNALFGFSFALNRKYGIALATLIVILAFTLFFFTVGRQFLAKGTFRSTGRAPAAANAVNGANTGYQPHPWRQEYQQAPASNDGSDAPPAYTPPQQIGLRPVSPYARSASGSSDAKDDEDQPQLGGVQRPREFA, via the exons ATGCTGCTCACGTCGCTGTGGCCCGTGGCGGCCCTGGCCGCGACAG CTCTCGCCGAGGACACCAAGGATAACCCGCCGGGCCAGTCGACGTTCGTCTCGCCCGGTGGCgacgtcgccttcgccttgaCGGTGCCCGACAACGACAACTTGGACATCTACTTCAGCCTGCGCGTGCCCAAGGAGAACTCGtggggcgccgtcggcctcggcagcgacgacatGAGgggcgccctcgtcctcatGATCTACCGCAACGAGCGAGGCGACAACGTCACCTTCTCCCCgcgcgtcggccacggcaacTACGAGCCGCAGTACTACCCCGACGTCGAGTACGAGGTCCTCAACGGCACCGGAatcttcgacgacgacatggtcTTCGTCGCCAAGTGCACGAGGCACTGCCGCAGCTGGCCTGCCGGCAACGACCCCGGCGGCTACATCGACGTCTCGTCACCGAACCAAAAGGCCATCTACGCCGTCGGGCCGCGCCAGGGCTTGCAGAGCAACAGCCCGAGCGCGGCCATCAAGTACCACCGCGAGTACGGCGTGTTCACCATCGACATGAAGCGGACCCAGGGCAGCGCCGACCCGCCCGTGCTGACCAAGGACTCCAAGAACGAGggcacgacgctcgacggccagcagaCGGGCAAGCGGGACGTCAGGTCGGCCCTGCACGCCGCCTTCATgatcttcttcgtcgtcttcatgttccccctcggcgtcgtcctcctgcGGCTCGGTCGCTGGGCGCGCTGGCACGGCCTCAACCAGACCGTCGGCATggtcggcgtcctcgccggcctcgtcctcggcgtcctcacGAGCTTCCACTACCAGAGG TCGCGGGACTTTCGCTCCTACCATCAGATTCTCggcttcatcctcgtcggcttcatccTCATCCAGTTTtccctcggcgtcctccACCACACGCAGTATCGCAAGACGCAGGCGCCGACCAAGTTCGGCAGGGTTCACCTCTGGCTAGGCCGCATCATCATTTTCGTCGGCACCCTCAACGCCCTGTT CGGTTTCTCCTTTGCGCTCAACCGCAAGTacggcatcgccctcgccaccctcatcgtcatcctcgccttCACCTTGTTCTTCTTCACCGTCGGCAGGCAGTTTCTTGCCAAGGGGACCTTCCGATCGACCGGCCGCGCGCCGGCCGCGGCCAACGCCGTCAACGGCGCCAACACGGGATACCAGCCGCACCCTTGGCGACAAGAGTACCAGcaggcgccggcctcgaacgATGGGTCCgatgcgccgccggcgtACACGCCTCCGCAGCAGATTGGCCTGCGGCCCGTCTCGCCCTACGCGCGGTCCGCGTCGGGAAGCTCGGACGCaaaggacgacgaggaccagCCGCAGCTGGGCGGTGTCCAACGGCCGAGGGAGTTTGCATGA
- a CDS encoding PLC-like phosphodiesterase, TIM beta/alpha-barrel domain protein, producing the protein MLDAVESTQADMAALHATTTSLPSSAMNDVVRAGLEEVLARFLYTTQLLREAPSLFKVQLILPLAMQLLHFVGVGVDPVACNGHGELCGRRYSDVTMIGTHNSAFVGDSPVHNQYVSVTAQLDMGVRFLQAQARDRRGRIDLCHTYCWELDVGPLTSYLDEVSDWMGRHPDEVVTLLLTNNDGIDVDRFAAALETTPLTKLVFRPGRELVAKAQWPTLGELIKANTRLVIFMDYHADQAKVDYIMSEFDYFWETPYGVTDRNFPTCLVDRPAGGDPERLMGIMNHMLNYKIGDIVFPNQLDASSTNSMASIRKQVDLCKDEGKPQPNVILLDWVNIGDAQQVQMVLNGLA; encoded by the exons ATGCTGGATGCTGTCGAGTCGACGCAGGCGGACATGGCGGCATTGCATGCGACCACCACCAGCCTGCCATCATCAGCGATGAATGACGTTGTGCGAGCGGGACTCGAGGAAGTCCTCGCCCGCTTCCTCTACACTACGCAGCTCCTCCGGGAGGCGCCGTCCCTCTTCAAGGTGCAGCTCATCTTGCCGCTTGCGATGCAGCTCCTGCACTTCGTCggagtcggcgtcgacccCGTTGCCTGCAACGGTCACGGAGAGCTCTGCGGGCGTCGGTACTCGGACGTGACCATGATCGGCACCCACAACAGCGCCTTCGTCGGCGACTCGCCCGTCCACAACCAGTACGTGTCGGTCACGGCCCAGCTCGACATGGGCGTCCGCTTCCTGCAGGCCCAGGCGCGGGACCGGCGCGGCCGCATCGACCTGTGCCACACCTACTGCTgggagctcgacgtcggcccgTTGACGAGCTACCTCGACGAAGTGTCCGACTGGATGGGCCGTCATCCGGACGAGGTGGTGACGCTGCTGCTGACCAacaacgacggcatcgacgtcgacagGTTTGCGGCGGCCTTggagacgacgccgttgacgaaGCTCGTCTTTCGTCCTGGACGGGAACTCGTGGCCAAGGCGCAGTGGCCGACGCTCGGGGAGCTCATCAAGGCCAATACGCGCCTCGTCATCTTCATGG ACTATCACGCCGACCAGGCCAAGGTCGACTACATCATGAGCGAGTTTGACTATTTCTGGGAGACGCCCTACGGCGTCACGGACCGAAACTTTCCCACCTGCCTCGTTgaccggccggccggcggcgacccCGAGAGGCTGATGGGCATCATGAACCACATGCTCAACTACAAGATTGGCGACATTGTCTTTCCGAACCAGCTTGATGCGAGCAGCACGAACTCGATGGCATCGATCCGGAAGCAAGTCGACCTTTGCAAGGATGAGGGCAAACCGCAGCCGAATGTGATTTTG CTCGACTGGGTGAATATCGGAGATGCGCAGCAGGTGCAGATGGTTCTCAACGGGCTCGCATGA
- a CDS encoding Heat shock protein DnaJ, whose amino-acid sequence MCRQQLATSWIQTIFYGITIRAGDPKPVPGSARHAAHRRIINIAVVAVYLAYTIYEADYEIRGRSSFFEDLGVAINADDRQIKSRFRRLAALHHPDKVTSSTPQDSANYFIHLKLASDTLQDAARRFAYERFGPSIAEWRKCVTIKEFVSHGVLSGILPYYGVVAGTIYIVGLFGYMEFGKFYRWLFLITLCLFEVHAVTRPTFPLVIDLLNAYMTRMTSHPAYLPFQVIELARKLTVTVYIALAQIGPLLATQQRQSTASAESEEKVLSNALDRLEHTATQLNTDSARLMEMELSPFKGDPLVVRNLQGKMREWLVQNTIRSDPLVKDALGKSFVKRRIDAPSGAKGNR is encoded by the coding sequence ATGTGCCGTCAACAGCTCGCAACGTCGTGGATCCAGACCATCTTCTACGGCATCACCATCCGTGCCGGTGATCCCAAGCCCGTCCCCGGCTCCGCCCGGCACGCCGCCCACCGTCGCATCATCAacattgccgtcgtcgcggtcTACCTCGCCTACACCATATACGAGGCCGACTACGAGATCCGCGGGCGATCCTCCTTCTtcgaggacctcggcgtcgccatcaacgccgacgaccgacAGATCAAGTCtcgcttccgccgcctcgccgccctgcaCCATCCGGACAAGGtcacctcctcgacgccgcaaGACTCGGCCAACTACTTCATCCACCTCAAGCTTGCGAGCGATACCCTCCAGGACGCGGCCCGCCGCTTCGCCTACGAGCGCTTCGGTCCCTCCATCGCCGAGTGGAGAAAGTGCGTCACCATCAAGGAGTTTGTCAGCCATGGGGTGCTCTCTGGCATTCTGCCATActacggcgtcgtcgccggcacaATCTACATCGTCGGCCTTTTCGGCTACATGGAGTTTGGCAAATTCTACCGCTGGTTGTTTCTCATCACCCTCTGCCTCTTCGAGGTCCACGCCGTCACGCGCCCGACCTTTCCGCTCGTCATCGATCTGCTCAACGCTTACATGACCCGCATGACCTCCCATCCGGCCTACCTGCCGTTCCAGGTCATAGAGCTCGCCCGGAAGCTCACGGTGACCGTCTACATCGCCCTCGCTCAGATCGGTCCGCTACTGGCGACGCAACAACGccagtcgacggcgtctgccgagagcgaggagaaaGTTCTGTCCAACGCACTCGACCGTTTGGAACACACCGCAACCCAGCTGAATACGGACTCGGCGAGGCTGATGGAGATGGAGCTTTCGCCCTTCAAGGGTGATCCCCTCGTGGTGCGCAACCTGCAAGGGAAGATGCGGGAGTGGCTGGTTCAGAATACGATCCGATCCGACCCCCTGGTCAAGGACGCGCTAGGCAAGTCATTTGTGAAGAGACGGATAGACGCCCCCAGTGGCGCAAAGGGCAACCGATAG
- a CDS encoding Transcriptional Coactivator p15 family protein yields the protein MSPNPNKRRASFDSNEGESQVVAKASKKSKTADSAHGPVGKDDEGQPYWELSSKRRVGISKFKNMTMVNIREYYDKDGKMFPGKKGISLSVEQYTALIRAAPAISAALKEMGQPIDEANHLGETAMVMKGSKAEKSKPGTGEKTKAAKANFDTTSDEDEK from the exons ATGTCGCCCAACCCAAACAAGCGCAGGGCCAGCTTCGACTCGAACGAGGGCGAGAGCCAGGTCGTGGCCAAGGCCTCGAAGAAGAGCAAGACCGCCGACTCGGCTCACGGGCCCGTTGGCAAGGATGATGAAGGCCAACCGTACTGGGAG CTGTCGTCCAAAAGGCGCGTCGGCATTTCGAAGTTCAAGAACATGACCATGGTGAACATTCGAGAATACTACGACAAAGACGGCAAGATGTTTCCAGGCAAGAAG GGCATTTCCCTGTCCGTGGAGCAGTACACGGCGCTTATCCGAGCCGCTCCCGCCATCAGCGCCGCCTTGAAAGAGATGGGCCAGCCAATCGACGAAGCCAACCATctcggcgagacggccatggtgatGAAGGGATCCAAGGCTGAGAAATCCAAACCGGGGACGGGCGAAAAGacgaaggcggccaaggccaactTTGATACGAcaagcgacgaggacgaaaagtaa
- a CDS encoding PX domain-containing protein translates to MDWGMYATWTRHGTAGDETIRYDKIRFDTIHTPQPGHAAGIPNTRVDILALRASLPMSSSLDVQPPNVILEQPAAVEPTSETGVRTPRYDDEAEKPSVETEQNLPPVEANARAQDLATAALRFLSTATPTTLAGIAGAFSAITYALLGKFGLLVIGAVGGVVAFASLEVSRPAIGRAVRGEKAPEVLERLWLELQNTKPQDVECNGEQGDEPAFKAFDDFRPETRESLTGLVDAIIRDYINSWYGPMIPSDHSFPLACRKTVNSCILAISNRISRKRPADSFLDLLTNCSSIIIALLSELSAAFADLSPDSNMTAADAVYNYLATNPESRLANLLNQRQQAAKFKMVAEDLLGFLDRNTQNCDPARIFLRESLANSVLETALQTCSKAEWINSWIVYLLEAGEPDINHAIDVGMQTGRDTGNDVFIDLDGNLGNIGIAKPKRPSADLVRRKESMARRKKLGKADEKLEEVADDEVNRVGNASSRAEPPSRDSTRMETPEQTNQSTGLGLAVPKFSKKEEAVMETLTAPGSDDSLKQSPSRDTSSSDYSSREEDGNTPGTPRSAEGTYSPNVSPRGTTVQQFTSFDQIVPPAQGDGSEEDAPAKVPLTLYNAAFTLSDDSTNDSSRIRTKPTWDYLIQVEPSSASYPGWMIVRRYSDFETLHEIVRRIATISGATAFTELHRALPNWKIHTRESLRGELERYLRDACWYRSLAESEGMKRFLEKSQGHTHTHSKSFGWETVGKNMLDVLATAPKGAMEGGKSIVGNVSGVFGSFPSLGRKSTAQSVELSPSSSRFPVAGHSPSVSGKSSARSERASSDSQRSSVVSIQPAKMPPMDRRPSCQSTCQFPGDSLGDGDGDAARVGRSEGLEIASGPTSARPSRDHSRASSLALRSPESSGIEYSRLPPPPDEMASDYEASVNGEEAGPKPSEGATTQPTPRNSSQTETTASTNGAKKVATKAAKQYAQMSEQETRVAVELLFAVINEMYTLSSAWNIRRTLLAAAKSFLLRPGNPSLLTVQSLIQSSVLDANTSDAGVAASLRKLRENTMPTEQELAGWPAELTAEEKEKLAVKARRLLIQSGVPTALMGVMGQAATGEALGRVFDCLQIEEVARGMIFGLILQAVRVLTH, encoded by the exons ATGGACTGGGGCATGTACGCAACCTG GacacggcacggcacggcaggAGACGAGACGATACGGTACGATAAGATACGATTCGATACGATTCACACACCGCAGCCCGGACATGCTGCCGGCATTCCGAACACCCGCGTCGACATCCTCGCGTTAAGGGCCAGCTTGCCAATGTCTTCATCTCTCGACGTGCAACCCCCAAacgtcatcctcgagcaACCTGCAGCGGTCGAACCAACGAGCGAGACCGGCGTGCGGACCCCGAGATATGATGACGAAGCAGAAAAGCCAAGCGTCGAGACGGAGCAAAACCTCCCGCCTGTAGAGGCGAACGCTCGAGCTCAGGATCTTGCCACGGCAGCCCTTCGTTTCCTCtcaacggcgacgccaacgaCCCTTGCAGGGATTGCAGGCGCATTCTCCGCCATCACCTATGCGCTCCTTGGCAAGTTTGGTCTCCTGGTCATAGGTGCCGTTGGAGGAGTCGTTGCCTTTGCCTCTCTCGAGGTCAGCCGGCCAGCGATTGGCAGAGCGGTACGAGGCGAAAAGGCACCCGAGGTGCTGGAGAGATTGTGGCTCGAACTGCAGAATACCAAGCCTCAGGATGTCGAGTGCAATGGGGAGCAAGGCGATGAGCCTGCGTTCAAGGCCTTTGACGACTTTCGCCCGGAAACGCGCGAGTCTTTGACCGGCCTggtcgacgccatcatccGAGACTACATCAACTCGTGGTACGGCCCTATGATACCGTCCGACCACTCATTCCCCCTGGCGTGCCGAAAAACGGTCAACTCGTGCATCTTGGCCATTTCGAACCGCATTTCACGGAAACGACCTGCCGATTCGTTCCTCGACCTCCTGACCAACTGCTCCTCCATCATCATTGCCCTCCTGTCGGAGCTGTCGGCCGCTTTTGCAGACCTGTCACCCGACTCGAACATGACGGCCGCGGACGCCGTCTACAATTACCTGGCCACCAACCCCGAATCCCGATTGGCAAATCTTCTCAACCAGAGACAGCAGGCGGCCAAGTTCAAGATGGTTGCCGAGGACCTCTTGGGGTTTCTCGATCGAAACACGCAGAATTGCGACCCGGCTCGCATCTTTCTGCGGGAATCACTCGCCAACTCGGTCTTGGAAACGGCGTTGCAGACATGCAGCAAGGCTGAGTGGATCAACAGCTGGATCGTCTACCTCCTCGAGGCTGGCGAGCCGGACATCAACCACGCCATCGACGTTGGCATGCAGACGGGCCGCGACACCGGCAACGACGTGTTTATAGACTTGGACGGAAACCTGGGCAACATCGGAATCGCCAAGCCGAAGCGGCCGAGCGCGGACCTCGTGCGACGCAAGGAGTCGATGGCGCGCCGGAAGAAGCTCGGCAAGGCGGACGAGAAGTTGGAGGAGGTTGCGGATGATGAGGTGAACAGGGTGGGCAACGCGAGCTCACGAGCGGAACCGCCAAGCCGAGATTCCACTCGCATGGAGACGCCGGAGCAGACGAATCAAAGCACCGGCCTTGGGCTTGCCGTACCAAAGTTTTCTAAAAAGGAGGAGGCTGTCATGGAGACGCTGACGGCCCCTGGCTCCGACGACTCTCTGAAACAGTCCCCATCCCGCgacacgtcgtcgagcgactATTCCTCCAGAGAGGAAGACGGAAACACGCCCGGCACGCCAAggtcggccgagggcacCTACAGTCCCAACGTGTCGCCTCGAGGAACGACCGTGCAGCAGTTTACAAGTTTCGATCAGATCGTGCCTCCCGCCCAGGGCGATGGCTCGGAGGAAGATGCGCCCGCCAAGGTGCCGCTCACTCTGTACAATGCTGCCTTTACCTTGTCGGACGATAGCACGAACGACAGCAGCAGGATCCGAACGAAACCGACCTGGGACTACTTGATTCAAGTGGAGCCCTCGTCAGCGTCCTATCCCGGGTGGATGATCGTGAGGAGGTACTCCGACTTTGAGACCCTGCACGAGATCGTCAGGCGAATCGCGACCATCTCGGGCGCGACGGCGTTCACGGAGCTCCACAGGGCGCTGCCGAACTGGAAGATACACACGAGGGAGTCTCTgcgcggcgagctcgagagATACCTGCGTGATGCATGTTGGTACCGGTCGCTGGCGGAGAGCGAGGGCATGAAGAGGTTCTTGGAAAAGTCCCAAGGACACACCCACACCCACTCCAAGTCTTTTGGCTGGGAGACAGTCGGCAAGAACATGCTCGACGTTCTCGCCACCGCACCCAAGGGGGCCATGGAGGGCGGCAAGTCGATCGTCGGGAACGTCAGCGGCGTCTTCGGAAGCTTCCCCAGCCTCGGCAGGAAGTCTACGGCGCAGTCTGTGGAGCTTTCACCGAGCTCCAGCCGTTTCCCCGTAGCCGGCCACTCGCCATCGGTCAGCGGAAAATCTTCAGCCAGGTCGGAGCGCGCCAGCAGCGACAGCCAGCGATCGTCGGTCGTCTCCATCCAGCCGGCCAAGATGCCGCCGATGGacaggcggccgagctgtCAGTCGACCTGCCAGTTTCCGGGCGACAGtttgggcgacggcgacggcgacgccgccagaGTGGGCCGTTCCGAGGGACTCGAGATTGCGTCGGGTCCGACCAGTGCTCGTCCTAGCAGGGATCACAGTCGGGCGTCGAGTCTGGCTCTCCGGTCGCCCGAGTCCTCCGGCATCGAGTActcgaggctgccgccgccgccggacgaGATGGCTTCCGACTACGAGGCCTCGGTgaacggcgaggaggccgggccgaagccgagcgagggcgcgacgacgcagccAACGCCCCGTAACAGCTCGcagacggagacgacggcgtcgacgaacgGGGCAAAGAAGGTGgcgacgaaggcggcgaAGCAGTACGCGCAGATGTCGGAGCAGGAGAcgcgcgtcgccgtcgagctgctgtTCGCCGTCATCAACGAGATGTACACGCTGTCCTCTGCCTGGAACATCCGCCGGACCCtcctcgcggcggccaagTCGTTTCTGCTGCGGCCGGGCAACCCCTCCCTGCTGACGGTGCAGTCGCTCATCCAGTCGTCGGTGCTCGACGCCAACACGTCGGATGCCGGCGTCGCGGCGTCGCTGCGCAAGCTCCGGGAGAACACGATGCCGACGGAGCAGGAGCTCGCGGGCTGGCCGGCCGAGCTGACggcggaggagaaggagaagctcGCAGTCAAAGCTCGGCGGCTGTTGATTCAGAGCGGCGTGCCGACGGCCCTGATGGGCGTCATGGGCCAAGCCGCCACGGGCGAGGCCCTCGGTCGTGTCTTTGACTGCCTCCAGATCGAGGAGGTGGCGCGGGGCATGATATTTGGGCTCATACTGCAGGCCGTGAGGGTTTTGACGCATTGA
- a CDS encoding hypothetical protein (related to leukotriene-A4 hydrolase long isoform), with protein MEPKTRDPTTLSNYGAWRTKHTAVDFQLDFEKKCLRGSVVLQLENQTDQPSGEVVLDTRFLKISAVNVDSNEARWELKPHSDPLGAPLHVSVPEGTPKGQVIDVAIELETTDKCTALQWLTPAQTSNKKHPYMFSQCQAINARSVFPCQDTPDVKSTFSFKLTSSLPVVASGVPVGDHTATPGTEKLYEFDQKVPIPSYLFAVASGDIATARIGRRSVVATGPNELADCKWELEQDMDKFMDVAEKLIFPYKWGEYNVLVLPPSFPYGGMENPIYTFATPTIISGDRQNVDVIAHELSHSWSGNLVSNASWEHFWLNEGWTVYLERRIQAAIHGEPEFDFSSIIGWKGLEDAVEMFGKDHEYTKLIISHDNVDPEDVYSQVAYEKGFHFLYYLDRLVGRDNFDKFIPHYFTKWSGKSLDSFEFRDTFVDYFNGLGDEELTKKVATIDWDARLYTPGLPPKPEFDTTMVTMCYDLAEKWKDASFEPNVKDVESFTANQKLVFLGEVQKSGPLSAERAQLLGKAYDFISSKNVEIKTAYYLVALEANDPTCYYGAAELLGLVGRMKFVRPLFRALNKVDRKLALSTFERNKDFYHPVARGMVQKDLGI; from the exons ATGGAGCCCAAGACGCGCGATCCCACGACGCTGTCCAACTACGGCGCCTGGCGCACCAAGCacaccgccgtcgacttccaGCTCGACTTTGAGAAAAAGTGCCTCAGGGGATCCGTCGTCCTCCAGCTGGAGAACCAGACGGATCAGCcgagcggcgaggtcgtcttGGACACGCGTTTTCTCAAAATATCTGCCGTCAATGTCGATTCGAACGAGGCCCGCTGGGAGCTGAAGCCGCACTCGGATCCCTTGGGCGCTCCTCTGCACGTCTCCGTCCCCGAGGGGACTCCCAAGGGCCAGGtcatcgacgtcgccatcgaGCTCGAGACGACGGACAAGTGCACGGCGCTGCAGTGGCTGACGCCCGCGCAGACGTCGAACAAGAAGCACCCGTACATGTTCTCGCAATGCCAGGCCATCAACGCCCGCTCCGTATTCCCTTGCCAGGACACGCCGGACGTGAAGTCGACCTTTTCCTTCAAGCTCACCTCGTccctgcccgtcgtcgcttccggcgtccccgtcggcgaccACACGGCAACGCCGGGCACCGAAAAGCTCTACGAGTTTGATCAAAAGGTTCCCATCCCCTCGTACCtctttgccgtcgcctcggggGACATTGCTACCGCCCGCATCGGCCGTcgcagcgtcgtcgccacgggCCCCAACGAGCTCGCCGATTGCAAGTGGGAGCTGGAGCAGGACATGGACAAGTTCATGGACGTTGCCGAGAAGCTCATCTTCCCCTACAAGTGGGGAGAGTACAACGTCTTGGTGCTGCCCCCCAGCTTCCCATACGGGG GCATGGAGAATCCCATCTACACCTTTGCCACGCCGACCATCATCAGCGGTGATCGCCAGaacgtcgacgtcatcgccCACGAGCTGAGCCACAGCTGGAGCGGGAATCTGGTTTCCAATGCCAGCTGGGAGCATTT CTGGCTCAACGAGGGCTGGACCGTCTACCTCGAACGCCGAATTCAGGCTGCCATCCACGGCGAGCCCGAGTTTGACTTTTCCTCCATCATCGGCTGGAAAGGGCTGG aggacgccgtcgaaaTGTTTGGCAAGGACCACGAATACACCAAGCTGATCATCAGCCACGACAATGTCGACCCCGAGGATGTCTACAGTCAGGTGGCCTACGAAAAAGGTTTCCACTTCCTGTACTACCTCGATcgactcgtcggccgtgacaACTTTGACAAGTTCATCCCCCACTACTTCACCAAGTGGTCGGGCAAGTCGTTGGACTCGTTCGAGTTCAGGGATACCTTTGTCGACTATTtcaacggcctcggcgacgaggagctgacCAAGAAGGTGGCGACGATCGATTGGGACGCCAGGCTGTACACGCCCGGACTGCCACCGAAGCCCGAGTTTGACACGACCATGGTGACCATGTGCTACGACCTAGCCGAGAAGTGGAAGGATGCG TCCTTCGAGCCAAACGTCAAGGATGTCGAGTCCTTCACCGCGAACCAGAAGCTCGTAttcctcggcgaggtgcaAAAGTCCGGCCCTCTCAGCGCCGAACGCGCTCAGCTCCTTGGCAAGGCGTACGACTTTATCTCGTCCAAGAACGTCGAGATCAAGACGGCCTACTACTTGGtcgcgctcgaggccaacgACCCGACCTGCTACTACGGTGCagccgagctcctcggccttgtcggACGCATGAAGTTTGTGCGGCCACTGTTCCGCGCACTGAACAAGGTGGACCGGAAACTGGCGCTCAGTACGTTTGAACGAAACAAGGACTTCTATCACCCTGTCGCAAGGGGCATGGTGCAGAAGGATCTGGGGATTTAA
- a CDS encoding Telomere length regulation/capping, TEN1: protein MPRGPTPSQLCLLSALAKQSVGDKTRSVTAYSTASAMLTLGHRYPAGSNALVSVNIELVLQTLQSGLTRVGEWVNVIGYVTAKPKANGSADGPVACVQALLVWSTGPLDLQRYEGTFDQGAAPPT, encoded by the exons ATGCCGCGGGGCCCGACACCATCGCAACTTTGCCTGTTGTCGGCGCTGGCGAAGCAGTCGGTCGGCGATAAA ACTCGCAGTGTCACCGCATATTCCACCGCGTCGGCCATGCTCACTTTGGGCCATCGGTATCCGGCCGGCTCCAACGCGCTCGTGTCGGTCAACATCGAGTTGGTGCTTCAGACGCTCCAATCCGGCCTGACACGTGTAGGAGAGTGGGTGAATGTCATAGGGTACGTGACGGCGAAACCAAAGGCCAACGGATCGGCCGATGGGCCGGTTGCATGCGTCCAGGCCCTGCTCGTCTGGTCCACTGGCCCGTTGGATCTTCAGCGATACGAGGGGACGTTTGACCAGGGAGCGGCGCCTCCAACCTAG